Proteins encoded by one window of Xanthomonas sp. DAR 80977:
- a CDS encoding DUF6348 family protein, giving the protein MLKQLLRLFADKRLPEPAPADAASDASPDRALLALLAQVLEREGWTPVLQDDRIALGEELQVFVELLEVVELPPDGIRTATIIQVRHPALFPDGIAEFQHASGADTEQSLVSGFATWARTDLVALSEAVSAAQQERSCMTLQLDFPAPAAHRREVVLGPVARLGGAANTAACDVGDAGDADEQAHAFCPCCLFTQSLEAFKPVLEHDARMLGIRLFASRDAAGAVAADCRINGVDFAEGAECLRRYAATWPAHAALEFRKQYVVVRPPDSLPA; this is encoded by the coding sequence ATGCTGAAACAGCTGCTGCGCCTTTTCGCCGACAAGCGCCTGCCCGAGCCCGCCCCGGCCGATGCCGCAAGCGATGCGTCCCCTGATCGCGCTTTGCTCGCATTGTTGGCGCAGGTGCTGGAGCGCGAAGGATGGACGCCTGTGTTGCAGGACGACCGCATCGCCCTTGGGGAGGAGCTGCAGGTCTTCGTCGAACTGCTGGAGGTGGTCGAGCTGCCGCCGGACGGCATCCGTACCGCCACGATCATCCAGGTTCGCCATCCAGCGCTGTTCCCCGACGGCATCGCCGAGTTCCAGCATGCCTCGGGTGCGGATACGGAACAGAGTCTGGTGTCGGGATTCGCGACGTGGGCGCGTACCGACTTGGTCGCGCTGTCCGAGGCGGTGTCCGCTGCGCAGCAGGAGCGCAGTTGCATGACGCTGCAACTGGACTTTCCGGCGCCCGCCGCGCACCGGCGGGAGGTCGTGCTTGGACCCGTCGCGCGGCTGGGCGGCGCTGCGAACACCGCTGCCTGCGATGTCGGCGATGCCGGCGATGCCGACGAGCAGGCGCACGCGTTCTGCCCATGCTGCCTGTTCACGCAAAGCCTGGAGGCATTCAAGCCGGTGCTGGAACACGATGCACGCATGCTGGGAATCCGCCTGTTCGCCTCGCGCGACGCAGCGGGCGCGGTCGCGGCGGATTGCCGGATCAATGGCGTCGACTTCGCCGAGGGCGCGGAATGCCTGCGCCGCTATGCCGCGACCTGGCCGGCGCATGCGGCGCTCGAGTTCCGCAAACAGTACGTGGTGGTGCGTCCGCCCGATTCGCTGCCTGCATGA
- a CDS encoding sensor domain-containing diguanylate cyclase: MLRLVPYFVVAMLLLLIATTAYQAWIGYRHAFDLARVTTENISHSIGQHAEDAIKEADILSLGVVERIETDGIETMDRRRMHALFQRQVKSLPQLHGLFVYDSEGNWVVTDKDATPANANNADRAYFVYHRTHPGNAVHIGEVISSRSTGELVIPVSRRINRADGSFGGVFLVTLKVSYFSSFYSEFRMDAQGVVVLASDTGTILVRRPFDPAVIGRSIAKGEIFRTYLPRAPRGVATIVAITDKVERMYGYERLDRYPLVVMAGISKRAILAPWYADLYRSLIVLGLVLPIPILFGFFLSRQIRQTVRAEDELRLAYAALEKIALHDSLTGLANRRQLDAVLPAEISRARRTSSPLGLIMIDIDHFKRYNDLYGHPAGDICIKSVANAVKNHARRSGDLAVRYGGEELTVVLPASGPQETAATAEHIVQAVRNLCIEHAGSPLGHVTISAGAYSFVSFPAPFGAEELLARADEALYAAKESGRDRVHAAAGQD, translated from the coding sequence ATGCTGCGGCTGGTCCCGTATTTCGTGGTCGCCATGCTGCTGCTGTTGATCGCCACGACCGCGTACCAGGCATGGATCGGCTATCGCCACGCCTTCGATCTGGCGCGCGTCACCACCGAGAACATCTCCCATTCGATCGGGCAGCACGCCGAGGATGCGATCAAGGAAGCCGACATCCTGTCGCTGGGCGTCGTCGAACGCATCGAAACCGATGGCATCGAGACCATGGACCGGCGGCGCATGCACGCGCTGTTCCAGCGCCAGGTCAAGAGCCTGCCGCAATTGCATGGCCTGTTCGTCTACGACAGCGAAGGCAATTGGGTGGTGACCGACAAGGACGCGACGCCCGCAAACGCCAACAATGCCGATCGCGCCTACTTCGTCTATCACCGGACCCATCCCGGCAACGCGGTCCATATCGGCGAGGTCATCAGCAGCCGATCGACCGGCGAGCTGGTCATTCCGGTGTCCCGGCGCATCAATCGGGCGGACGGCAGCTTCGGCGGCGTGTTCCTGGTGACGCTGAAGGTGTCCTATTTTTCCAGCTTCTACTCCGAATTCCGCATGGATGCGCAGGGCGTGGTGGTGCTCGCCTCCGATACCGGCACGATCCTGGTCCGGCGTCCGTTCGACCCTGCGGTGATCGGCAGGAGCATCGCCAAGGGCGAGATCTTCCGCACCTATCTGCCGCGCGCGCCGCGCGGCGTGGCGACGATCGTGGCGATCACCGACAAGGTCGAACGCATGTACGGCTACGAGCGCCTGGACCGCTACCCGTTGGTGGTCATGGCCGGGATCTCCAAGCGCGCCATCCTCGCCCCCTGGTATGCGGACCTGTACCGGTCGCTGATCGTGCTGGGGCTGGTGCTGCCGATTCCGATCCTGTTCGGCTTCTTCCTGTCGCGGCAGATCCGGCAGACCGTGCGCGCCGAAGACGAATTGCGCCTGGCGTACGCGGCATTGGAGAAGATCGCGTTGCACGACAGCCTCACCGGCCTGGCCAACCGGCGGCAGCTTGACGCGGTGCTGCCGGCCGAGATCAGCCGGGCGCGACGGACCTCCAGCCCGCTGGGGCTGATCATGATCGATATCGATCACTTCAAGCGCTACAACGATCTCTACGGACATCCGGCCGGGGACATCTGCATCAAGTCGGTGGCCAACGCGGTGAAGAACCATGCGCGGCGTTCGGGCGACCTGGCGGTGCGCTACGGCGGCGAGGAGTTGACGGTGGTGCTGCCGGCGTCCGGTCCGCAGGAGACCGCGGCCACTGCCGAACACATCGTCCAGGCCGTGCGCAACCTGTGCATCGAGCATGCCGGCAGCCCGCTGGGACATGTGACGATCAGCGCCGGCGCCTACAGCTTCGTTTCCTTCCCCGCGCCCTTCGGCGCCGAGGAACTGCTCGCGCGTGCCGACGAGGCCTTGTATGCGGCGAAGGAATCCGGCCGCGACCGCGTGCATGCCGCGGCCGGCCAGGATTGA
- a CDS encoding lysophospholipid acyltransferase family protein has product MHVAHPRTASRSLLAPLRLPAKLAAFLLASATLVPLQWLCMRFTRGRGAFVLPRLWFACLRKAMGIRVEVVGTPRSGGGTLFVGNHVSHFDIVVLGSLLRARFIAKNDMERWPGMRRLGALAQTLFISRRRIDAATVAAAVAAQIRPDHDVVLFAEGTTSSGERVAPFKSSLFSLFLGGDAGARPWTLQPFTLQVLSVDGRSLAHGGERDAYAFYGSMQAGAHVARFLRSSGAVVRVTFHAPIAIAHGSDRKALAQQVHGIVASALVNQAHDGAR; this is encoded by the coding sequence ATGCACGTCGCCCACCCACGGACCGCGTCCCGCTCCCTGCTCGCCCCCCTTCGCCTGCCCGCCAAGCTCGCCGCCTTCCTCCTGGCCAGCGCGACGCTGGTCCCGCTGCAATGGCTGTGCATGCGCTTCACCCGCGGCCGCGGCGCCTTCGTGCTGCCGCGGCTGTGGTTCGCCTGCCTGCGCAAGGCCATGGGCATCCGCGTCGAGGTCGTGGGCACGCCGCGCAGCGGCGGCGGCACGCTGTTCGTCGGCAACCATGTTTCGCACTTCGACATCGTGGTGCTGGGCAGCCTGCTGCGCGCGCGCTTCATCGCCAAGAACGACATGGAGCGCTGGCCGGGCATGCGCCGTCTCGGCGCGCTGGCGCAGACCCTGTTCATCAGCCGCCGGCGGATCGACGCGGCCACCGTGGCCGCGGCCGTCGCCGCGCAGATCCGCCCCGACCACGACGTGGTGCTGTTCGCCGAAGGCACCACCTCGTCCGGCGAGCGCGTCGCCCCGTTCAAGTCGAGCCTGTTCTCGCTGTTCCTGGGCGGCGACGCCGGCGCCCGGCCATGGACGCTGCAACCGTTCACCCTGCAGGTGCTGTCGGTCGATGGCCGCAGCCTGGCGCACGGCGGCGAGCGCGACGCCTACGCGTTCTACGGCAGCATGCAGGCCGGCGCCCACGTCGCGCGCTTCCTGCGCTCGTCCGGCGCCGTGGTCAGGGTCACGTTCCATGCGCCGATCGCCATCGCCCATGGCAGCGACCGCAAGGCGCTCGCACAGCAGGTGCACGGCATCGTGGCATCGGCGCTCGTGAACCAGGCGCACGACGGAGCGCGATAG